A single region of the Pontibacter kalidii genome encodes:
- the tuf gene encoding elongation factor Tu, with protein MAKETFDRSKPHVNIGTIGHVDHGKTTLTAAISTVLAKKGLAQIRDFSSIDNAPEEKERGITINTSHVEYATENRHYAHVDCPGHADYVKNMVTGAAQMDGAILVVAATDGPMPQTREHILLARQVGVPQLVVFMNKVDMVDDPELLELVEMEIRELLSFYDFDGDNIPVIQGSALGGLNGDEKWVKTIEELMAAVDSWIPLPERLVDLPFLMPVEDVFSITGRGTVATGRIERGVINSGEPVEILGMGAENLKSVVTGVEMFRKILDRGEAGDNVGLLLRGIEKTDIRRGMVICKPGSVKPHTKFKAEVYVLSKEEGGRHTPFFNKYRPQFYFRTTDVTGEIMLPEGVEMVMPGDNITIEVNLINAVAMEKGLRFAIREGGRTVGAGQVTEILS; from the coding sequence ATGGCTAAAGAAACATTTGACCGTTCCAAACCGCACGTAAATATCGGTACTATCGGTCACGTTGACCACGGCAAAACTACTTTGACTGCTGCAATTTCTACTGTACTGGCAAAGAAAGGCCTTGCTCAAATCCGTGACTTCTCTTCAATCGACAACGCTCCTGAGGAAAAAGAAAGAGGTATTACTATCAATACATCACACGTAGAGTACGCCACAGAAAACCGTCACTATGCACACGTTGACTGCCCAGGTCACGCTGACTACGTGAAGAACATGGTTACTGGTGCTGCCCAGATGGACGGCGCTATCCTGGTGGTTGCTGCTACTGATGGCCCGATGCCACAAACGCGTGAGCACATCCTTCTTGCCCGTCAGGTAGGTGTACCTCAGCTGGTGGTGTTCATGAACAAAGTGGACATGGTGGACGATCCGGAGCTTCTTGAGCTTGTTGAGATGGAAATCCGTGAGCTACTTTCTTTCTACGACTTCGACGGCGATAACATTCCAGTAATCCAGGGTTCTGCTCTTGGTGGTCTGAACGGCGACGAGAAGTGGGTGAAGACTATCGAGGAGCTGATGGCTGCCGTTGACTCTTGGATTCCACTTCCAGAGCGTCTGGTTGACCTTCCATTCCTGATGCCAGTGGAGGACGTGTTCTCTATCACTGGTCGTGGTACAGTTGCAACTGGCCGTATCGAGCGTGGTGTAATCAACTCAGGTGAGCCAGTAGAGATCCTGGGTATGGGTGCTGAGAACCTGAAGTCAGTAGTTACTGGTGTGGAGATGTTCCGTAAAATCCTTGACAGAGGTGAAGCTGGTGACAACGTAGGTCTGTTGCTGCGTGGTATTGAGAAAACCGATATCCGTCGTGGTATGGTAATCTGTAAGCCAGGTTCAGTGAAGCCTCATACGAAGTTCAAAGCTGAGGTTTACGTACTGTCTAAAGAAGAAGGTGGTCGTCACACGCCATTCTTCAACAAGTACCGTCCACAGTTCTACTTCAGAACGACAGACGTTACTGGTGAGATCATGCTGCCAGAAGGCGTAGAGATGGTTATGCCAGGTGATAACATCACTATCGAGGTGAACCTGATCAACGCTGTAGCCATGGAGAAAGGTCTGCGCTTCGCTATCCGTGAGGGTGGTAGAACAGTAGGTGCCGGTCAGGTGACTGAAATCCTTAGCTAA
- the gmk gene encoding guanylate kinase, with translation MQGKIIIFSAPSGAGKTTIVKHLLSTNPQLSFSISACTRDKRGRTEENGKDYYFITPEDFKKKIANDEFVEWEEVYEGAFYGTLKSEIERIWKSGKHVILDVDVKGGLSIKHFYKERALAVFVKPPSIDELAKRLTARNTDSASSISSRVFKAKFEMGFEDQFDEVIVNDDLERACAEAQKLVNDFLKSEPAIV, from the coding sequence ATGCAAGGCAAGATTATTATCTTCTCGGCGCCGTCCGGCGCCGGCAAAACCACTATTGTAAAGCACCTGCTCAGCACAAACCCACAGCTGAGCTTTTCAATTTCGGCCTGCACCCGCGATAAGCGCGGCCGCACCGAGGAGAATGGCAAAGACTACTACTTCATAACACCGGAGGATTTCAAGAAGAAGATCGCCAACGATGAGTTCGTGGAGTGGGAGGAAGTATACGAGGGCGCTTTTTACGGCACGCTCAAGTCTGAGATAGAGCGCATCTGGAAAAGCGGCAAGCATGTGATACTGGACGTAGACGTAAAAGGAGGATTAAGTATAAAGCATTTTTACAAAGAAAGAGCGCTGGCCGTTTTCGTGAAGCCACCAAGTATAGACGAGCTGGCCAAGCGCCTGACCGCCCGCAACACCGACTCGGCCTCCAGCATCAGCAGCCGCGTTTTCAAGGCAAAGTTTGAGATGGGTTTTGAGGACCAGTTCGATGAGGTGATCGTGAACGATGACCTGGAGCGTGCCTGTGCCGAAGCCCAGAAACTGGTAAACGATTTCCTCAAGTCAGAACCTGCGATCGTATGA
- the nusG gene encoding transcription termination/antitermination protein NusG: MTDLKWYVVRAVSGQEKKAKAYLENEIMRHNLGEYVPQVLIPAEKVYEMRGGKKRIRERSFFPGYVLVHADLSHGEAEHIIISTPGVIGFLGTDEKGSPSKKPVPLRQSEVNRILGTVDEAEEQAEVLDTPFVVGEIVKVMDGPFSGFSGTVEEVFEERKKLNVMVKIFGRNTPVELNYMQVEKES; encoded by the coding sequence ATGACTGATTTAAAGTGGTATGTAGTGCGCGCCGTTAGTGGCCAGGAGAAAAAAGCGAAAGCTTACCTGGAGAATGAAATCATGCGCCACAATCTCGGAGAATATGTTCCGCAGGTGCTTATCCCTGCCGAGAAAGTATACGAGATGCGTGGCGGGAAGAAAAGAATCAGAGAGCGTAGCTTCTTTCCAGGCTATGTGCTGGTTCATGCGGACCTTTCGCACGGTGAAGCAGAGCACATCATCATCAGTACGCCTGGGGTGATCGGATTCCTGGGAACAGATGAGAAGGGCTCACCTAGCAAGAAGCCAGTTCCATTGCGTCAGTCGGAGGTGAACAGGATCCTGGGCACCGTAGACGAGGCAGAAGAGCAGGCAGAAGTGCTGGATACGCCGTTTGTAGTGGGAGAGATCGTGAAGGTAATGGATGGTCCGTTCAGCGGTTTTTCCGGTACAGTGGAGGAAGTGTTCGAGGAGCGTAAGAAGCTTAACGTGATGGTGAAAATTTTCGGAAGAAATACACCGGTTGAGCTGAACTACATGCAAGTAGAAAAAGAATCGTAG
- the rplA gene encoding 50S ribosomal protein L1, which yields MAKISKNRKAALAKADLAKEYSLTDAASVVKDITFTKFDASVDIDVRLGVDPRKADQMVRGIVTLPHGTGKEVKVLALVTPDKEQEAKDAGADYVGLDDYIQKIEKGWTDVDVIITMPAVMAKVGRLGRILGPRNLMPNPKSGTVTQDVAKAVKEVKAGKIDFKVDKFGIIHTSVGKVSFSAEQLAANANEVIQTLNRLKPSSAKGTYIKSITLSSTMSPAVIVDKNATI from the coding sequence ATGGCGAAGATTTCAAAAAATAGAAAAGCGGCTTTAGCCAAAGCCGATCTAGCAAAAGAGTATTCTTTAACAGATGCCGCTTCAGTTGTAAAGGACATTACCTTCACAAAATTTGATGCCTCTGTTGATATTGATGTACGTTTGGGCGTAGATCCACGCAAGGCCGATCAAATGGTTCGTGGAATTGTAACGCTGCCGCACGGAACTGGTAAAGAAGTAAAGGTACTTGCGTTAGTTACTCCTGACAAAGAGCAGGAGGCAAAGGACGCTGGCGCTGACTACGTTGGTCTGGATGACTATATCCAGAAGATCGAGAAAGGCTGGACAGATGTGGATGTGATCATCACCATGCCTGCCGTAATGGCCAAAGTTGGTCGTCTTGGTAGAATCCTGGGCCCTCGTAACCTGATGCCAAACCCTAAGTCGGGTACAGTAACTCAGGATGTAGCTAAAGCCGTTAAAGAGGTTAAAGCTGGTAAGATCGACTTTAAAGTTGACAAGTTCGGTATCATCCACACGAGTGTTGGTAAAGTTTCCTTCTCTGCAGAGCAGCTTGCTGCCAACGCAAACGAGGTAATTCAGACACTTAACCGTCTGAAGCCTTCCTCCGCTAAAGGTACTTACATCAAGAGCATCACATTGTCTAGCACAATGAGCCCGGCCGTAATCGTTGACAAGAACGCAACTATCTAA
- the nadD gene encoding nicotinate (nicotinamide) nucleotide adenylyltransferase — MKVGLLFGSFNPIHIGHLILANFMATNTDLDTVWLVVSPQNPFKPSNTLQHEFDRLHMVSLAIADNPNLGVSNIEFSMPKPSYTIDTLTYLQEKYPSYEFVLIMGEDNLPLFPKWKNYERILEYHKVYVYPRTGSITTDLPDMPNVSFVKAPILDISATFIRQCIREEKSIKYLLPDEVAEYIKVHRLYQ, encoded by the coding sequence ATGAAGGTAGGGCTGCTTTTTGGCTCCTTCAACCCCATCCACATCGGGCATCTTATACTTGCCAATTTCATGGCCACCAACACCGACCTGGACACGGTGTGGCTGGTGGTGTCGCCGCAGAACCCGTTCAAGCCCAGCAACACGCTGCAGCACGAGTTCGACCGGCTGCACATGGTAAGCCTGGCGATAGCGGATAACCCGAACCTGGGCGTGTCGAACATTGAGTTCAGCATGCCTAAGCCGAGTTACACGATCGACACGCTCACCTACCTCCAGGAGAAGTACCCGAGCTACGAGTTTGTGCTGATCATGGGGGAGGACAACCTGCCGCTGTTTCCGAAGTGGAAGAACTATGAGCGTATTCTGGAGTACCACAAAGTATACGTGTACCCGCGCACCGGCTCCATCACCACTGATTTGCCGGACATGCCCAATGTAAGCTTTGTGAAGGCACCCATCCTGGATATCTCGGCAACCTTTATCCGACAGTGCATCCGCGAGGAGAAAAGTATCAAGTACCTGCTCCCCGACGAGGTGGCTGAGTACATTAAGGTGCACCGGCTGTACCAGTAG
- the rplK gene encoding 50S ribosomal protein L11, which translates to MAKEIKGYLKLQVKGGAANPSPPIGPALGSKGLNIMEFCKQFNARTQDKPGQVLPVLITIYADKSFDFVIKTPPAPVLLMDAAKIKGGSKEPNRNKVGSVTWDQVREIAELKMPDLNAFELDAAMKMVAGTARSMGITVSGTAPWNA; encoded by the coding sequence ATGGCAAAGGAAATAAAAGGTTACCTGAAACTTCAGGTAAAGGGAGGTGCCGCGAATCCATCGCCACCGATTGGACCTGCACTTGGTTCTAAAGGTCTTAACATCATGGAGTTCTGTAAGCAGTTTAATGCCAGAACCCAGGATAAGCCGGGACAAGTGTTACCAGTGTTGATTACAATATACGCAGATAAGTCTTTCGACTTCGTTATTAAGACGCCCCCTGCTCCGGTATTGTTAATGGATGCTGCTAAGATTAAGGGTGGTTCAAAAGAGCCAAACCGTAACAAGGTAGGTTCAGTTACATGGGATCAGGTTCGTGAGATAGCGGAACTGAAGATGCCTGATTTAAATGCTTTCGAACTGGATGCAGCTATGAAGATGGTTGCCGGTACAGCTAGAAGCATGGGTATCACAGTTTCTGGTACAGCTCCGTGGAACGCTTAA
- a CDS encoding anti-sigma factor family protein encodes MEAKFTEAYPKAADGARETECGKVSDMLDLMIDGEASCEEQRFFNDHIEECVSCFENHQKQKLLKGLVSGHLKRVIVPQSLVQSIKARIQETL; translated from the coding sequence ATGGAAGCAAAATTTACAGAAGCGTATCCAAAGGCAGCGGATGGAGCCAGGGAGACTGAATGCGGAAAAGTGTCCGACATGTTGGACCTGATGATTGACGGTGAAGCCTCCTGTGAGGAGCAAAGGTTCTTTAACGACCACATTGAGGAGTGTGTCAGTTGCTTTGAGAACCATCAGAAACAAAAGCTCTTGAAAGGGTTGGTCTCCGGCCACCTGAAGCGCGTGATTGTCCCACAAAGCCTGGTGCAGTCAATTAAAGCGAGGATTCAAGAAACGTTATAA
- a CDS encoding acetyl-CoA carboxylase biotin carboxyl carrier protein subunit, translating into MLQVKTGNGKTWQVDIQKDTILLNNTPFDWDISPIGPNTFHIIRGARSFTAEVVSANYQEKSFTFKINGALQTVSVKDRFDLLLDKLGMSNANAHKVNDVKAPMPGLILDVKVQPGQEVKKGDPIMILEAMKMENILKSPGDGVVKEVKVQVRQNVEKNQVLILFH; encoded by the coding sequence ATGCTCCAGGTAAAAACCGGTAACGGCAAAACATGGCAGGTTGATATCCAAAAAGATACTATACTTCTCAACAATACTCCTTTCGACTGGGACATCTCCCCTATCGGGCCTAACACGTTTCACATCATCAGGGGCGCACGCTCCTTTACCGCAGAGGTGGTTTCAGCTAACTACCAGGAAAAATCCTTTACCTTTAAGATAAACGGCGCGCTACAAACCGTTAGCGTGAAAGACCGCTTCGACCTGCTGCTCGACAAGCTAGGCATGAGCAACGCCAACGCCCACAAGGTAAACGACGTAAAAGCGCCGATGCCGGGGCTTATACTTGACGTGAAGGTGCAGCCGGGCCAGGAGGTGAAGAAGGGCGACCCGATCATGATCCTGGAGGCCATGAAGATGGAGAACATCCTCAAGTCGCCGGGCGATGGCGTGGTGAAGGAGGTGAAGGTGCAGGTAAGGCAGAACGTGGAGAAAAACCAGGTCCTGATCCTGTTCCACTAA
- the pyrH gene encoding UMP kinase, translated as MKYKRILLKLSGEALMGEQQYGIDSNRLLQYAKEIKEVAALGVEVAVVIGGGNIFRGVQAEQVGLDRVQGDYMGMLATVINSMALQSALEKLGVYTRLLSGINIQQVCEPYIRRRAVRHLEKGRVVIFGAGTGNPYFTTDSAASLRAIEIEADVVLKGTRVDGIYSADPEKDPDAVFYRNISFKDVFEKGLNVMDMTAFTLCKENGLPIIVFDMNTPGNLKRLVEGEQVGTLVSMDDLGDTLKETVDKLQPSAKTDKI; from the coding sequence GTGAAGTATAAACGAATTTTGCTGAAGCTGAGTGGCGAGGCGCTGATGGGCGAGCAGCAGTATGGCATTGACTCTAACAGACTGCTGCAGTATGCCAAAGAGATTAAAGAAGTAGCCGCCCTTGGTGTAGAGGTGGCCGTGGTGATAGGCGGAGGCAACATCTTCAGGGGCGTGCAGGCCGAGCAGGTTGGCCTGGACCGTGTGCAGGGAGACTACATGGGCATGTTGGCCACGGTGATCAACAGCATGGCGCTGCAGAGCGCTCTGGAAAAGCTGGGCGTGTACACGCGCCTGCTCTCGGGCATCAACATCCAGCAGGTATGCGAGCCCTACATCCGCCGCCGTGCGGTGCGCCACCTGGAAAAAGGCCGCGTGGTGATCTTCGGGGCCGGCACCGGCAACCCATACTTCACCACGGACTCAGCCGCCTCGCTCCGGGCCATTGAGATTGAGGCGGACGTGGTATTGAAAGGCACCCGCGTGGACGGCATCTACTCTGCTGACCCGGAGAAGGACCCCGATGCTGTTTTCTACCGAAACATCTCGTTTAAGGATGTATTTGAAAAAGGCCTGAACGTGATGGACATGACCGCCTTTACGCTCTGCAAGGAGAATGGCCTGCCGATCATCGTTTTCGACATGAACACGCCGGGCAACCTGAAGCGACTGGTGGAAGGCGAGCAGGTGGGTACCCTGGTAAGTATGGACGACCTGGGCGACACGCTGAAGGAAACCGTAGACAAACTGCAGCCAAGCGCTAAGACTGATAAAATATAA
- a CDS encoding sigma-70 family RNA polymerase sigma factor produces MSDQTGKQLSKEEKDARFEAELLPVLDPLYNFAYRLTLDEDDANDLVQETYLKAYRFFDYFEQGTNAKAWLFRILKNSFINEFRKKSKQPAKVDYSEVEGYYNTDDVEGEGGVATTTDMRTESVQDLIGDEVASALNALPVDFRTVIILCDLEGFTYEEMAKILDIPIGTVRSRLHRARNSLKEKLEKYAKSMGYNS; encoded by the coding sequence ATGAGCGATCAAACAGGTAAACAGCTGAGTAAGGAGGAAAAAGACGCACGGTTCGAGGCCGAGTTGCTGCCCGTGCTCGACCCCCTGTACAATTTTGCCTACAGGCTTACCTTAGACGAGGACGACGCCAACGATCTGGTGCAGGAGACTTATCTCAAGGCGTATCGCTTTTTCGACTATTTCGAGCAAGGAACTAATGCAAAAGCGTGGCTGTTCCGAATCCTGAAGAACTCCTTCATTAACGAGTTCCGGAAAAAGAGCAAGCAGCCCGCCAAAGTAGACTATAGCGAGGTAGAGGGGTATTACAACACCGACGACGTTGAGGGAGAGGGCGGGGTGGCGACCACCACCGACATGCGCACCGAAAGTGTGCAGGACCTGATCGGCGACGAGGTGGCCAGTGCCCTGAACGCACTCCCTGTTGACTTCAGGACCGTGATCATACTTTGCGACCTGGAGGGGTTTACTTACGAGGAGATGGCCAAGATACTGGACATCCCCATTGGCACCGTTCGCTCAAGGCTGCACAGAGCCCGGAACTCTTTGAAAGAGAAGTTGGAAAAGTATGCGAAAAGCATGGGATATAACAGTTAG
- the frr gene encoding ribosome recycling factor, with amino-acid sequence MTEEIQFYLSEAEESMQKAVQHTGNELSKIRAGKASPAMVEHLRVDYYGNPTPISQVANIAAPDARTLLIKPWEKNMLGEINKAIKNSDLGLNPQQEADAVRLSIPALTEERRRDLVKQVKAETENGKISIRNIRKDVNDTLRKLQKEGTAEDAVRDAEGKVQKLTDNYIVKIDELLSKKEAEIMTI; translated from the coding sequence ATGACGGAAGAAATTCAGTTTTACCTAAGCGAGGCAGAGGAGTCTATGCAGAAGGCGGTGCAGCACACCGGCAACGAACTGTCTAAAATCAGAGCAGGCAAGGCCTCGCCTGCCATGGTCGAGCACCTGCGCGTAGATTATTACGGAAACCCAACCCCTATCTCTCAGGTGGCGAACATTGCTGCGCCGGATGCGCGCACCCTGCTCATCAAGCCATGGGAGAAGAACATGCTGGGCGAGATCAACAAAGCCATCAAGAACAGCGACCTGGGCCTGAACCCGCAGCAAGAGGCTGACGCGGTACGCCTGAGCATCCCGGCCCTAACCGAGGAGCGCCGCCGTGACCTGGTGAAGCAGGTGAAAGCTGAGACGGAAAACGGCAAGATCAGCATCCGCAATATCCGCAAGGATGTGAACGACACCCTGAGGAAGCTACAGAAAGAGGGCACTGCCGAAGACGCCGTTCGCGACGCCGAGGGCAAGGTGCAGAAGCTGACAGACAACTACATCGTGAAGATTGACGAGCTGCTCTCTAAGAAAGAGGCGGAGATCATGACGATCTAA
- the secE gene encoding preprotein translocase subunit SecE: MSNIRTYINDTVEEMKNKVSWPSYGELQNSSVLVLIGSLIFALVVGAMDFGFDTVLTWFYNQF; encoded by the coding sequence ATGAGCAATATTAGAACTTATATTAACGACACTGTCGAGGAGATGAAGAACAAGGTCTCCTGGCCTTCATACGGGGAGTTGCAGAATAGCTCTGTGCTGGTGTTGATAGGTTCCCTGATTTTCGCTTTGGTTGTTGGTGCTATGGACTTTGGGTTCGATACAGTGCTGACATGGTTTTACAACCAGTTTTAA
- the rplJ gene encoding 50S ribosomal protein L10 — protein MTREEKEIIVKDLSEKLANTNYFYITDASTMSVAGINAFRRMAFDRGIEYKVYKNTLIKKALDTLEADTSALDDVLKGASGILFSQESGNAPAKLIQDFRKKGNPLPLLKGAFIDSGIFIGDEQLKTLTEIKSKDELIGEIIGLLQSPAKNVVSALQSSGGKLAGILKTLSEKE, from the coding sequence ATGACCAGGGAAGAAAAAGAGATAATTGTTAAAGACCTGAGCGAGAAGCTAGCTAACACAAACTACTTCTATATTACTGATGCCTCCACTATGAGCGTAGCTGGCATCAACGCGTTCAGAAGAATGGCATTCGATCGTGGTATCGAATACAAAGTGTATAAGAATACACTTATCAAGAAAGCGCTGGATACTTTAGAAGCTGATACTTCTGCGCTTGATGATGTTTTAAAGGGCGCTTCCGGTATCCTGTTCTCGCAAGAGTCAGGCAATGCACCAGCAAAACTGATTCAGGACTTCAGAAAGAAAGGCAATCCGCTACCTCTCCTTAAAGGTGCTTTTATCGACAGTGGTATCTTCATTGGCGATGAGCAGCTGAAGACACTCACAGAGATCAAGTCTAAGGACGAGCTGATTGGCGAGATCATCGGTCTTCTTCAGTCGCCTGCTAAGAATGTGGTTTCGGCCCTTCAGAGCAGCGGCGGTAAGCTAGCGGGTATCTTGAAAACATTATCAGAAAAAGAATAA
- a CDS encoding M1 family aminopeptidase, with product MNHRFLNIVGLAAAMALTGGCSTNKSVVDAKAPLPAVAKPGAPAGAVPAWAPKKHAFNPSRTREHDLLHTTLRVSFDWEKQYLHGLAELTLKPYFYPQNRLTLDAKGMDIHSVHLMQGYDGTALEYKYDGQKLTIDLGKEYTRDEEYKIEIDYTAKPNELAAGGSDAITEDKGLYFINPLGEEPNKPQQIWTQGETEASSAWFPTIDAPNERMTQDIYITIDPKYTTLSNGTFVYSRQNADGTKTDYWKQEKPHAPYLAMLAIGEYAVVEDRWRDVEVNYYVEPAYEKTAKKIFGNTPEMMEFFSQKLGVDYPWAKYAQVVVRDFVSGAMENTSASTFMEDLQLNERELLDKSWDGIIAHELFHQWFGDLVTTESWANLPLNEAFANYSEYLWAEHKYGADEAAYLNMEELEQYLDEAETKREPLIRYYYNDREDMFDSHSYAKGGRVLHMLRKLVGDDAWWASLNLYLTRNKYSDVEVAELRMAFEDVTGKDLMWFFDQWFMKPGHPELLVTQRYNKGQLQLNVQQLQDTAYTPVYRLPLQVAIWTEGKKQLHPIVVEKASQTFTFDVATQPQLVLFDAEQQLLGTVEHEKTEEELLFQFRHAGHLAPKLETLSELQEQVSRPQVQSIYKEALKDEYWAVRSTALSMLSRLKEGQAASLEPTIKQMAVQDKKGSVRAEAILALAGWGGSRHQDLFRQALSDSSYQVAAAAILAYASTGAADAKQRMAQFEDESNEEVVLALATIYAVQAGPEKYDWFMQKLKSASGGELYYLLQSFGAYLASNSQTNTPEVIAMLGEIAQEHRLYYVRAAAYQALMVMSEKPEVERLMQEIKAQEKDERLLQMYGK from the coding sequence ATGAATCATAGGTTTCTGAATATAGTTGGCCTTGCCGCTGCCATGGCACTTACCGGAGGTTGCAGCACCAACAAATCAGTTGTAGACGCAAAAGCCCCGCTTCCAGCCGTTGCAAAGCCCGGTGCACCGGCGGGCGCAGTGCCTGCATGGGCGCCTAAGAAGCATGCCTTCAACCCCTCGCGCACCCGTGAGCACGACCTGCTGCACACCACCCTGCGCGTCAGCTTCGACTGGGAAAAGCAGTACCTGCACGGCCTGGCCGAACTTACCCTGAAACCATACTTTTACCCTCAGAACCGGCTCACGCTCGATGCCAAGGGCATGGATATCCACAGCGTGCACCTGATGCAGGGCTACGACGGTACGGCGCTGGAGTACAAGTATGACGGGCAGAAACTGACCATCGACTTGGGCAAGGAGTACACCCGCGACGAGGAGTATAAAATAGAGATAGACTACACGGCCAAGCCAAACGAGCTGGCAGCCGGAGGCTCCGATGCCATCACCGAAGATAAAGGCCTGTACTTTATCAACCCGCTGGGGGAGGAACCGAACAAGCCGCAGCAGATCTGGACCCAGGGCGAAACGGAAGCGAGCTCTGCCTGGTTCCCGACCATCGATGCCCCGAACGAGCGCATGACCCAGGACATCTACATCACCATTGATCCAAAGTATACCACGCTCTCCAACGGCACCTTCGTTTACTCACGGCAGAACGCCGACGGCACCAAGACCGACTACTGGAAGCAGGAAAAGCCGCATGCACCCTACCTGGCCATGCTGGCCATTGGCGAGTATGCCGTGGTGGAGGATAGGTGGCGCGACGTGGAGGTGAATTACTATGTGGAGCCGGCGTATGAGAAAACGGCCAAGAAAATCTTTGGCAACACGCCGGAAATGATGGAGTTCTTCTCCCAGAAGCTGGGCGTGGACTATCCCTGGGCCAAGTACGCGCAGGTAGTGGTGCGCGATTTTGTGTCCGGAGCGATGGAAAACACTTCGGCTTCTACCTTTATGGAAGACCTGCAGCTGAATGAGCGTGAGCTGCTTGACAAGAGCTGGGACGGCATCATCGCCCACGAGCTGTTCCACCAGTGGTTCGGCGACCTGGTTACCACCGAGTCATGGGCCAACCTGCCACTGAACGAGGCTTTCGCCAATTACTCGGAGTACCTGTGGGCCGAGCACAAGTATGGCGCCGACGAGGCCGCCTACCTGAACATGGAGGAACTGGAGCAGTACCTGGATGAGGCGGAGACAAAGCGTGAGCCGCTCATCCGCTACTACTACAACGACCGCGAGGATATGTTCGACAGCCACTCTTACGCTAAGGGCGGCCGCGTGCTGCACATGCTGCGCAAGCTCGTTGGCGATGATGCCTGGTGGGCTTCCCTTAACTTATACTTGACCCGCAACAAGTACAGCGATGTGGAGGTGGCGGAGCTGCGCATGGCCTTCGAGGATGTGACAGGCAAGGACCTGATGTGGTTCTTTGACCAATGGTTTATGAAGCCAGGACACCCGGAACTACTGGTGACGCAGCGCTACAACAAAGGACAGCTACAGCTAAACGTGCAGCAGCTGCAGGACACAGCCTATACGCCTGTTTACCGCCTGCCCCTGCAGGTAGCCATCTGGACGGAAGGTAAAAAACAGCTGCACCCGATCGTGGTCGAGAAGGCCAGCCAGACCTTTACGTTTGACGTGGCCACGCAGCCGCAGCTGGTGCTGTTCGACGCGGAGCAGCAACTACTGGGAACGGTGGAGCACGAGAAGACAGAGGAGGAGCTGCTATTCCAATTCCGCCATGCCGGGCACCTGGCTCCAAAGCTGGAGACGCTGTCGGAGCTGCAGGAGCAGGTAAGTCGCCCACAGGTGCAAAGTATCTACAAAGAGGCCCTTAAGGATGAGTACTGGGCGGTGCGCAGCACAGCGCTAAGTATGCTGAGCAGGCTAAAAGAAGGGCAGGCGGCATCGCTGGAGCCAACGATAAAGCAGATGGCCGTACAGGATAAGAAGGGGTCGGTGCGCGCCGAAGCCATACTTGCCCTGGCAGGCTGGGGCGGAAGCAGGCATCAGGACTTGTTCAGGCAGGCCCTAAGCGACAGCTCGTACCAGGTAGCTGCGGCAGCCATACTTGCCTATGCCAGCACGGGTGCCGCCGATGCGAAGCAGCGGATGGCCCAGTTTGAAGACGAAAGCAACGAGGAAGTGGTACTGGCGCTAGCCACCATCTATGCCGTGCAGGCAGGGCCGGAGAAGTATGACTGGTTCATGCAGAAACTGAAATCCGCCAGCGGTGGGGAGTTATACTACCTGCTGCAAAGCTTTGGCGCCTACCTGGCCAGCAACAGCCAGACCAACACGCCGGAGGTGATCGCCATGCTGGGCGAGATAGCACAAGAGCACCGTCTGTACTACGTCCGGGCCGCTGCCTATCAGGCGCTTATGGTGATGTCGGAGAAGCCGGAGGTGGAGCGGCTGATGCAGGAAATAAAGGCGCAGGAGAAGGATGAGCGCCTGCTGCAGATGTATGGAAAGTAG